The Oncorhynchus keta strain PuntledgeMale-10-30-2019 unplaced genomic scaffold, Oket_V2 Un_contig_24365_pilon_pilon, whole genome shotgun sequence genomic interval GgagatgttacagtttttgtCTTCCACAGTCTCGTGAGCTGGAGATCTCAGTCTACTGGAGGGACTGGAGATCACTGTGTGCCGTCAAGTTCCTTCGCCTGGAAGACTTCCTGGACAACCAACGACATGGCATGTGCCTCTACCTGGAGCCTCAGGGAAAACTGTTTGCTGAGGTACGATTCAATTATCCACTTCTCCCAACAAAACACCCACATTTACCTTTTCCTGCACAAAAAAACCCAGATTTATTCAGAATATTTACAGAATGTACTCATAACCTATGACCTATGTGTGTTTTCCCACAGGTTACATTTTTCAACCCAGTCATTGAGCGGAGGTCAAAACTTCAAAGGCAAAAGAAGATATTCTCCAAACAACAAGGTCTGTAGTTTATTCTGTAAAGTCCAAGTTTTAATGTTCTTTTTAAAGCGCTGTGTAACATAATTATGTTGGATAAAGGtctaaataaatacatgtttgtttttttatttattggaTGACTGATTGTGGTTTGTGACCCTCTGCTCTGTCCCAGGGAAGACGTTCCTGCGTGCCCCTCAGATGAACATAAACATCGCTACGTGGGGTCGGCTGGTGAGGAGAGCCATCCCCTCTGTCAACAACTCCTTCAGTCCAGCTCAGCTgccagacatggggacagagctCGGTCCTGAGTCCCAGTCCATCCTGCACTTGGCCTCccccaggtaaacacacacacctcgtccAGTGATTATCTATTGGTTGAAGTGAACAGAAATTAAACTTAAAGTTGCAGTTTAGTCCCCTTCTgaaatgacctctctctc includes:
- the LOC127922034 gene encoding serine/threonine-protein kinase N2-like codes for the protein MCLYLEPQGKLFAEVTFFNPVIERRSKLQRQKKIFSKQQGKTFLRAPQMNINIATWGRLVRRAIPSVNNSFSPAQLPDMGTELGPESQSILHLASPSDLIVTKLEFGKEPHFP